In a single window of the Vitis vinifera cultivar Pinot Noir 40024 chromosome 6, ASM3070453v1 genome:
- the LOC100265104 gene encoding protein CHLORORESPIRATORY REDUCTION 42, chloroplastic yields the protein MALSLSSIFGVAGSKPLNKSILERQTRVKCEFGEKSSPKTSELEIGSPIIVIEAPKVLKTAASVPCLRANAGLVKAGDVGRVVSRKPKDVWAVRLSIGTYLIDAKYFKPLTLD from the exons ATGGCCTTATCTCTATCCTCCATATTCGGTGTAGCAGGGTCAAAGCCTCTTAACAAGTCAATCTTAGAGCGGCAGACGAGAGTTAAGTGCGAATTTGGGGAGAAATCCTCACCAAAaacttcagaattggagatAGGGTCACCCATTATCGTGATCGAGGCCCCCAAAGTGTTGAAGACTGCGGCTTCGGTCCCTTGCCTCAGGGCTAATGCCGGTCTGGTCAAGGCCGGAGACGTCGGGAG AGTCGTGTCCAGAAAGCCTAAGGATGTATGGGCGGTTAGGCTGAGCATTGGCACCTATCTCATTGATGCTAAATATTTCAAGCCCTTGACGCTTGATTAA
- the LOC100242762 gene encoding 5-methyltetrahydropteroyltriglutamate--homocysteine methyltransferase 2 codes for MGLASISSVVPLSSLILSRTLSSSKNRLSFLRFNLRFRAMASHIVGYPRMGPKRELKFALESFWDGKSSAEDLQKVAAELRASIWKQMADAGIKYIPSNTFSYYDQVLDTTAMLGAVPERYGWNGGEIGFDAYFSMARGNASVTAMEMTKWFDTNYHFIVPELGPNVKFSYASHKAVNEFKEAKALGIETVPVIVGPVSYLLLSKPAKGLEKSFSLLSLIDKILPIYKEVVTELKKAGATWIQFDEPTLVLDLDSHHLQAFTHAYSELESTVSGLNVLIETYFADVPAEAYKTLTSLKGVTGFGFDLVRGTKTLDLIHSGFPSGKQLFAGVVDGRNIWANDLAASLNTLKSLEDKVGKGNLVVSTSCSLLHTAVDLANETKLDKEIKSWLAFAAQKVHEVNALAKALSGQRDEAFFFSNAAAHSSRKFSPRVTNENVQKAAASLKGSDHRRATDVSARLDAQQKKLGLPVLPTTTIGSFPQTMDLRRVRREFKAKKISEDDYVKAIKDEINKVVVLQEELDIDVLVHGEPERNDMVEYFGEQLSGFAFTVNGWVQSYGSRCVKPPIIYGDVSRPKAMTVFWSSMAQSMTKRPMKGMLTGPVTILNWSFVRNDQPRFETCYQIALAIKDEVEDLERAGITVIQIDEAALREGLPLRKSEQAFYLEWAVHSFRITNCSVQDTTQIHTHMCYSNFNDIIHSIIDMDADVITIENSRSDEKLLSVFREGVKYGAGIGPGVYDIHSPRIPSTEEIADRINKMLAVLETNILWVNPDCGLKTRKYTEVKPALSNMVAAAKLLRTQLARAK; via the exons ATGGGCCTAGCCTCTATTTCTTCTGTCGTGCCGTTGTCTTCTCTCATCTTATCTCGCACACTCTCTTCCTCCAAAAACCGTCTCTCTTTTCTCCGCTTCAATCTCCGGTTCAG AGCAATGGCATCTCACATTGTGGGTTATCCTCGTATGGGACCCAAGAGAGAGCTCAAGTTTGCCCTGGAATCTTTCTGGGATGGGAAAAGTAGTGCTGAGGATTTGCAGAAGGTGGCGGCTGAGCTCAGGGCATCCATCTGGAAGCAAATGGCTGATGCTGGAATCAAGTACATTCCTAGCAACACTTTCTCATACTATGATCAGGTGTTGGACACCACGGCAATGCTTGGTGCTGTTCCTGAAAGATATGGTTGGAATGGTGGGGAAATTGGGTTTGATGCCTACTTTTCCATGGCTAGGGGCAATGCCTCTGTAACAGCCATGGAAATGACCAAGTGGTTCGACACCAACTA TCATTTCATTGTCCCTGAATTGGGACCCAATGTTAAGTTCTCTTATGCATCTCACAAGGCTGTAAATGAATTCAAGGAGGCCAAAGCT CTTGGAATTGAAACTGTCCCAGTCATAGTTGGCCCTGTGTCCTACTTGTTGTTATCAAAACCAGCTAAGGGTCTGGAGAAATCCTTTTCTCTTCTCTCGTTGATCGACAAGATTCTTCCAATCTACAA GGAAGTTGTGACTGAGTTAAAGAAAGCTGGTGCTACCTGGATACAGTTTGATGAGCCTACCCTTGTGTTGGATCTTGATTCCCACCACTTGCAAGCATTCACTCATGCGTACTCAGAACTAGAGTCTACTGTATCTGGTTTGAACGTTCTTATTGAGACATACTTTGCTGATGTTCCTGCTGAGGCATACAAAACCCTAACTTCTTTGAAGGGTGTTACTGGATTTGGGTTTGACCTGGTTCGTGGAACAAAGACCCTTGATTTAATCCACAGTGGATTTCCTTCTGGAAAACAACTTTTTGCTGGAGTGGTAGATGGAAGGAACATTTGGGCTAATGATCTTGCTGCTTCCCTTAATACTTTGAAGTCTCTTGAGGACAAAGTGGGAAAAG GCAATCTCGTTGTGTCTACATCCTGCTCTCTTCTCCACACTGCTGTTGATCTTGCAAATGAGACTAAGCTGGACAAAGAGATCAAATCATGGCTTGCATTTGCAGCACAGAAAGTGCATGAAGTGAATGCCTTGGCTAAGGCATTGTCTGGTCAGAGAGATGAG GCCTTCTTTTTTAGTAATGCTGCAGCTCATTCTTCAAGAAAATTCTCCCCAAGGGTGACAAATGAGAATGTCCAAAAGGCT GCTGCTTCTTTGAAGGGTTCTGATCACCGCCGAGCCACAGATGTCAGTGCCAGGTTAGATGCTCAGCAGAAGAAGCTGGGCCTTCCAGTCCTTCCCACTACAACTATTGGATCTTTCCCTCAGACCATGGATCTTAGAAGAGTTCGCCGTGAGTTCAAGGCTAAGAA GATATCTGAAGATGACTATGTCAAGGCCATCAAGGATGAAATCAACAAAGTTGTTGTTCTCCAGGAAGAGCTTGATATTGATGTTTTGGTACATGGAGAGCCAGAG AGAAATGACATGGTTGAGTACTTTGGGGAGCAATTATCAGGTTTTGCCTTCACTGTCAATGGGTGGGTCCAATCTTATGGGTCCCGTTGTGTCAAGCCACCTATCATCTATGGTGATGTGAGTCGACCCAAGGCCATGACTGTTTTCTGGTCCTCAATGGCTCAGAGCATGACTAAGCGCCCAATGAAGGGAATGCTAACTGGACCTGTTACCATCCTGAACTGGTCTTTTGTCAGAAATGACCAGCCCAG ATTCGAGACTTGCTATCAGATTGCTTTGGCCATCAAAGACGAGGTTGAGGATCTTGAAAGAGCAGGTATTACTGTCATCCAGATTGATGAGGCTGCTCTAAGGGAGGGTTTGCCGCTTAGAAAGTCTGAGCAGGCTTTCTATTTGGAATGGGCTGTTCACTCCTTCAGGATCACTAACTGCAGTGTTCAAGACACTACTCAG ATCCATACTCACATGTGCTACTCCAACTTCAATGACATCATTCACTCAATCATAGACATGGATGCTGACGTGATCACCATTGAGAACTCCAGATCAGATGAGAAGCTCCTCTCGGTCTTCCGCGAGGGAGTGAAGTATGGAGCTGGTATTGGTCCTGGCGTCTATGACATCCACTCCCCCAGGATTCCATCCACAGAAGAAATTGCAGACCGAATCAACAAGATGCTTGCAGTCCTTGAGACCAACATCCTATGGGTGAACCCTGATTGTGGCCTCAAGACGCGCAAGTACACAGAGGTGAAGCCTGCTCTCAGCAACATGGTTGCTGCTGCCAAGCTCCTCCGCACCCAGCTGGCCCGTGCCAAGTGA